The genomic interval caatgaatcaaatgatataaaaagaataaataattacttaaattttttgaataagacgaatggtcaaacacgtactaaaataTCAATGGTGTCagatattttgaaacggaggaagtaattgacAATGGTGCTGTTGTGTCCATCAGTGGAAGGATGTTTGTGTGACGGAGACGGAGTCCGAGTCCGACTCTGACTAGTAGGCCCAGTTCGAAGTCGGCCCGGCCCGGTCTATAAAGGTAGGAGGAATGGAAGGCGAAAAGGAGGCCCGCCCCCAACTCATCAACCCTAGAAACCAAAAGGAGCAGGAGCGGGAGCGGCTGCGGATCGGAGGAAGGGGATCGGCCGCCGCCATGAGCACCATGAAGTTTTGCCGCGAGTGGTACGCAGCCATTGTCTTGTGTTTGCTTTTGATTTGCGGGTGGTTGTAATAATGGATTTGGGGATTGGGGGGCAGCAACAACATCCTGTACCCTAAGGAGGAGAAGGaccggcggctgctgctgttCGCGTGCCGGAACTGCGAGCACCAGGTACATACGTTGATTATTTCGATTCGATTGTGGAGAAGAAGAAATCTGaagaaacaacaacaacaggAGGTATCGGAGAGCAAGTGCGTGTATCGGAACGAGGTGGCGCACGCGGCCGGGGAGCGGACGCAGGTGCTGCAGGACGTGGCGTCGGACCCGACACTGCCGCGCACAAAGACGGTGAGGTGCGCCGCCTGCGGGCACGGCGAGGCCGTCTTCTTCCAGGCCACcgcccgcggcgaggagggcatGACCCTCTTCTTCGTCTGCTGCAACCTCACCTGCGCCCACCGATGGAGGGAATGATTTtacttctttctcttcttctccacaACTACAACTTGATCGATCATGATGATCAACTTTCCCGGTTTGCTTAAACAAGACAATTGAGTACTAGTTTGTAAATGGATGGAGGTTTAGCAATAGGTAGGGTTCTCTGCCTTCATCGGGCTCATGTTTTATCTACTTGTCTTGTTTAACTCGTACTCCTTCGATGCTAGATCAATGTTAACTTGGGATGCTAATTGTTGAATCAGCAGACGATACATGGATGTTCaatcacaaaatatatctttaacaTCGCTGTCATCCTtcactctctccttcccttaataagaagaagaaaaaccaaACGACGAAATATTGACGTGTAATTATTTTACACGTTTAAAAAAAACCGCCAAAAACAGTAACTGATCATCGTATAGATTCTGTTGCAACACGAGCACGTAACTAGTAAAAAGAAAGGGAATGGGTGGGGTACCTGTTTTGactgtaattttttaaaaaaacctacCCTGTTTTGGATGTTCCTTTGGTGGACTCGAATTAATTGAATTTTGCAAGAGAAAAATAGAATGACTGGGAAAAGAAAGATGGAGCATTGCATCCTTGAGAACGATTAACACCAGTGAGCGAGCGACTGCTTCATCTCATCCCGCGGAGCAAGGCAATCCCCAATTCCCCATTCCCTAAGCAAAGCCTTGTGTTTGGTTGGGTAGGCGGCCCCAGCTCAAGCCGAGCTTGGCAACAACAACAGCACCTACGGCACACAACACAACATCGCCTAGCCGAGTggagtactccatccgtctcataaaaaCGAATCAATCTAGACgtacatatgtgtatatatatatatatatatgtatatatatatatatatgtatgtatgtatgtccagattcatagtattaagaTGTGTAATTGGGTTTTTTTAAGCTGCTTGCCCTTCACGTATTTTTATTGGTGGAGGGAGTAGCTGCTTGCCCTTCACGTACGACAGCGACTTCCCGCAGAGTCAGACAGTTCATGTTTGAACTTGTTGCACTGTGCCTTTGGTTCCGCATTCTCTTCGTTCATGGGTTATGCcatatttgcttttttttctgcAAATAAAATACTATCAAAACTCACTCAGActtgacatactccctccatcccataaaaaaccaacctagtaccggatataatatatcctagtactataaatctggacatacatatgtccagattcatcgtactagaatatgtcacatccgattctagattcgttttttatgggacggagagagtatgtctGAAGCTATCTTCGGCAAGAGCTGATTTGGTGAAAAACTCCCTCTTTCTTCGGCAGGAGTACTAagcaaattttacaaaaataaaaactataggaacgttgctttaaaaaattttattgtattatttaattctttaaatttaaaataattaatattcaatTGATCATCCACTAATGActcatcttaatttttttatcttctcaatctttttCCCCTCCCCTAATACATAACATTATTAGCATGACTTGAACATACTAGAAATTCCTTAAAAAATAAAGGGAAAACACACTTGCCTCCCTTTGGGTTCATCCTCAATAGGAGAAATCACTCAAATCAGAGCCCCTTCAATCTTTTGGGAATAGATTAACCGATCAAGCCCTAAAAGAAAAGATGTTGATCGGTTTTATCTCAGGAGAGAAGGTAGTGGGGCTAATTTTACTGGAGTGCCCTGTTAATATGCCACTGCTATACCATGGCCTCCTCCACAACGGTATGCACTCGGTGTTAAGCTGGCGATGCGCGTGAGGAGAGAGACGAGAGATGGAGGAATaggagcaagtttaatattataataGCTCCAAATAATATatagtcaatttatacaatggttatctataaacatatactacactattaatattaatatatggtctcacatGCCATACATACATTATGTCTCGGAGTCCGCAGTGCAGCGCGCTGCTTTTCTCCCAcctcttttatcttctcaaTATGtatttatagctgacttatagtctgctattgtacctactctaagCACACTGCCACATCAGTCTATATcaattttaattgttttttaacAACTAGCGCCACATCGTCACCAcgtctccatcccaaaataagttattTGTGGATTTCTGTGTCTAAtattgactgtccgtcttatttaaatatttttatgattagtaatttcattgttattatatgataaaacatgagtAGTACTTTATGCTggacttatttttaaatttttttccataaatttttcaaataagacggatgatcaaatattgggaaaaaaccctaaaaaaacaagttttcgtggaacagagggagtaggatgGAACAACCCTCGAAACAATAAAGGGGGTCAATTGACCCGGATTTAACAATTAAGAGTGTCCATATATAATTTTGTGC from Oryza glaberrima chromosome 3, OglaRS2, whole genome shotgun sequence carries:
- the LOC127767799 gene encoding DNA-directed RNA polymerases II, IV and V subunit 9B-like, producing the protein MSTMKFCRECNNILYPKEEKDRRLLLFACRNCEHQEVSESKCVYRNEVAHAAGERTQVLQDVASDPTLPRTKTVRCAACGHGEAVFFQATARGEEGMTLFFVCCNLTCAHRWRE